A single genomic interval of SAR324 cluster bacterium harbors:
- the hslU gene encoding ATP-dependent protease ATPase subunit HslU, with translation METSATNADQTPRQIVDSLDRYIIGQKDAKKAVAIALRNRWRRLQLAEDLREEILPKNIIMIGSTGVGKTEIARRIAKLANAPFVKVEASKFTEVGYVGRDVESIIRDLTEVSVNLVRQEHVKIKTQHAQTIVEERLLDLLLPPTGTQESDEPNPTREKFREKLRNNLLDDKMIEMDVTEKASGAVVEFMPISLNDNLDMNIRDMISNMMPKRSKRRKITISDARTILEQEEVGKLIDMEEVSREAVHRTEQTGIVFLDEVDKIAMRKGSSHGPDISREGVQRDLLPIVEGSTVNTKYGPVRTDHILFIAAGAFHIAKPSDLIPELQGRFPIRVELQSLTKEDFIRILTEPKNALIVQYTELLKTENVDLKFTHDAIEEIAKIACRVNEEAENIGARRLHTIMEKLLEDISFDAPEMAGKSFEITPAYINGRLASMLKNQDLSRYIL, from the coding sequence ATGGAAACATCAGCCACCAACGCAGACCAGACACCACGTCAGATTGTGGACTCTCTTGACCGTTATATCATTGGCCAGAAAGACGCCAAAAAAGCGGTTGCGATCGCTTTAAGAAATCGTTGGCGACGACTCCAGCTTGCGGAGGATCTGCGCGAGGAAATTTTACCAAAAAATATTATCATGATCGGCTCCACCGGTGTGGGGAAAACAGAAATTGCCCGCAGGATCGCCAAACTGGCAAATGCGCCTTTTGTCAAGGTGGAAGCGTCCAAGTTCACCGAAGTTGGCTATGTCGGACGAGATGTGGAATCTATCATTCGTGATTTGACGGAAGTGTCTGTCAATCTGGTACGTCAGGAACATGTTAAAATCAAAACCCAACATGCCCAGACCATTGTTGAGGAACGTCTGCTCGATCTGTTGTTGCCGCCTACAGGCACCCAGGAGAGTGATGAACCGAATCCAACCCGGGAAAAATTCAGGGAAAAACTCCGCAACAATCTGCTTGATGACAAAATGATTGAAATGGATGTGACCGAGAAGGCCTCTGGAGCCGTGGTTGAATTCATGCCGATTTCGCTCAATGACAATCTGGATATGAATATTCGGGACATGATCTCAAACATGATGCCCAAACGATCCAAACGCAGAAAAATCACTATCAGCGATGCCCGCACCATCCTGGAGCAGGAAGAAGTCGGCAAGTTAATCGACATGGAAGAAGTTTCCCGGGAAGCAGTCCACCGGACCGAACAGACAGGAATTGTGTTTCTGGATGAGGTGGACAAGATCGCCATGCGCAAAGGCTCAAGCCATGGCCCCGATATTTCCAGAGAAGGGGTCCAGCGTGACCTTCTGCCGATTGTGGAAGGCTCGACAGTCAATACCAAATATGGTCCCGTGAGAACCGATCACATTCTGTTCATTGCGGCAGGAGCGTTTCATATCGCCAAACCCTCTGATCTTATTCCCGAATTGCAGGGACGTTTTCCGATCCGTGTCGAACTTCAGTCGCTCACCAAGGAAGATTTTATCCGCATCCTGACAGAGCCGAAAAATGCTCTGATTGTCCAGTATACCGAACTGCTGAAAACCGAGAATGTTGACTTGAAGTTCACTCATGACGCCATTGAGGAAATCGCCAAAATCGCGTGCAGGGTCAATGAGGAAGCTGAAAATATTGGTGCCAGGCGACTGCACACCATCATGGAAAAGCTGTTGGAAGATATCAGTTTTGACGCGCCTGAAATGGCAGGAAAAAGCTTTGAAATCACCCCGGCATATATCAATGGTCGCCTGGCAAGCATGCTGAAAAATCAGGACTTGAGCCGTTATATTCTTTGA
- the hslV gene encoding ATP-dependent protease subunit HslV, with amino-acid sequence MTTILCVRKDNQVVMAGDGQVTQGHTIMKTNARKIRLAHNDKVIAGFAGSTADAFTLFEKFDEKLEQYNGKLLRSAVELAKEWRTDKILRNLEALLAVASSEAILIITGNGDVIEPEDGIIGIGSGGMYALAAARALKDSPLSAREIVQKSMIIASEICLYSNQNIHYEELSF; translated from the coding sequence ATGACAACCATTTTATGCGTTAGAAAAGACAATCAGGTCGTAATGGCTGGCGATGGTCAGGTCACACAAGGTCACACCATCATGAAAACCAATGCCCGTAAAATACGACTGGCTCACAATGACAAAGTCATCGCAGGCTTTGCGGGTTCAACCGCAGACGCGTTTACCCTGTTTGAAAAATTTGATGAAAAACTGGAACAGTACAATGGCAAATTATTGCGCTCTGCTGTGGAACTGGCCAAAGAATGGCGCACCGATAAAATTCTCAGAAATCTGGAAGCATTGCTGGCTGTGGCCAGTTCCGAAGCGATCCTGATCATTACCGGCAACGGAGATGTGATTGAGCCGGAAGATGGCATTATCGGCATCGGTTCTGGCGGGATGTACGCTCTTGCGGCGGCTCGGGCGCTCAAGGATAGCCCCTTGTCGGCCAGAGAAATCGTCCAGAAATCAATGATCATCGCTTCAGAAATCTGCCTGTATTCCAATCAGAATATCCATTATGAAGAACTATCTTTCTAG